In one Leishmania major strain Friedlin complete genome, chromosome 21 genomic region, the following are encoded:
- a CDS encoding putative argonaut-like protein → MWSLLRPSPVIASSILTAAAARGECRYPVGDIARGTIVIHVCLRHYHGYSDGQRTPHGQRSASSALATDGRGRRDHGPARSPSAPPQLQQYRSQQRRGTSLAAAEAASTDLVTTRSTFWSQPVKHVSAATLKQQHTLERAQDKKSRFLVRRSIREDGVISNLFPLNFRVADASHPDSHRGAPPTGTHVYIYEVYVTRLMATQRGGSAARGSPSVTGAGARGKARAGAAAIAAAIGGVQAGGLASVERRVSPGRAWRAVERFLRHRYAGAAAALLPPLVQLNSKVYAAAPLPADALVLPRAYFDIGWQTAVLRLQRRCRFTELPPSELQMLLNKIVPEVARTSHREQRQRVDATPAFLEVVREKAGKLVCTTQGVSAGGLRLYQGVLVQAIFVDSSAALDPNAADAREGQVAGEAHTCSLASAKTSAGSGTKPSTDADACPIATRHLGDTPVGLTDAAAAVHFQVVAFLRPFAYRGTHAESYRIRDASGVYLASLWAPAQPRSLTVGAVYAAAPVRIREFAERGSARLIEFLDDTTLTLLSASTATAPASLSSGSATAQPFSPRSDSGDGGNGGAASEASRLPGQLSLKIDTRGTIASEVSLWEEVLQHFGHGPYDEAAQQRLRKSVQGIPVVISYSLRQSIVRDVRFDSDALLAAASHTHNLAAAEEGRGQSVGAPHSSSPNGDAVAHDRARERLSAPVLCVREPRLVPLMPRLDSQQPCAILDDHTIVPLQVLHCCFDPRMRSWQSIGVSALSLMPRQRRALLESIRALLANGLQRWGIDLSANPYRTKALSLLPAPTKCVVPQRRPATGFANPAAVGFPTTIVVIGVTGPRCTAEQSRRISLTAQHLAHYFRTKFVATLADEGAAVQYVHEQLMYTPAAVAAPTGQPTASLKDPNASVILITNEMDTRATRWLKVECMCRGAHFIAIPASSNPKKLNLVGAQLRMRIATQFELNPLRGVDLRGELPVLGHRHVLVIGVDSCHTNTHSVGTIVGILSTPTESKLLSYFWRHDARGREAQHVAKHFRGILASAVALSGRVDEVVVFQDGDVFSELVGVKEELTMQVPNCGLTFMCLHKRCNVRFMHASPGRDGSSATRSQASAAATASNDVEKDDRDTNDFREDNNLHNLVKGVVIPALAPVPLHHQLAANSFYLQAHESSMSTARIVQYTVHHVSPSLDVTDVQQIANIMANVLAPQATKLPMSTRCAHRLAAQAERLLDAVPQLTADMIPRPLCNRLWFL, encoded by the coding sequence ATGTGGTCCCTACTCCGCCCAAGCCCCGTCATTGCCTCCTCCATATtgacagcagccgctgcaagGGGTGAGTGCCGATACCCCGTCGGTGACATCGCTCGAGGCACCATCGTGATTCACGTTTGCCTCCGCCACTATCACGGCTACTCCGATGGGCAGCGCACGCCGCATGGGCAGCGaagcgcctcctctgcgctTGCCACCGACGGTAGGGGTCGCCGGGATCATGGCCCGGCGCGTTCGCCGTCCGCGCccccgcagctgcagcagtatCGAAGCCAGCAGCGGAGAGGCACGTCGCTTGCGGCGGCCGAGGCGGCCTCCACCGACCTGGTCACAACCCGCTCTACCTTTTGGTCGCAGCCCGTGAAACATGTGTCAGCCGCCACgttgaagcagcagcacacactcGAGCGCGCACAGGACAAGAAGTCGCGGTTCCTCGTACGCAGAAGCATCCGCGAAGATGGTGTCATCTCGAACCTCTTTCCTCTCAACTTTCGTGTCGCAGATGCGTCGCACCCAGACAGCCACCGTGGCGCCCCACCGACGGGCACGCACGTTTACATCTACGAGGTGTACGTGACGCGGTTGATGGCGACACAGCGgggaggcagcgctgcgaggGGCTCCCCTTCGGTGACTGGTGCGGGGGCACGCGGCAAGGCcagagccggtgccgccgcgatAGCGGCGGCCATTGGCGGCGTGCAGGCGGGTGGACTGGCGTCGGTGGAGCGGCGTGTTTCGCCTGGACGCGCGTGGAGAGCGGTGGAGCGGTTTCTGCGCCACAGATATGCcggggcagccgcggcgttACTGCCGCCGTTGGTGCAGCTGAATAGCAAGGTGTACGCTGCGGCCCCCCTCCCAGCCGATGCACTAGTGCTACCGAGAGCATACTTCGATATCGGCTGGCAGACGGCGGTGCtacgcctgcagcgccgctgccgctttACTGAACTGCCCCCGAGCGAGCTGCAGATGCTGCTGAACAAGATCGTTCCCGAGGTGGCACGTACATCTCACCGCGAACAGCGACAGAGGGTGGACGCCACACCAGCCTTCCTCGAGGTGGTCCGGGAGAAGGCCGGCAAGCTGGTGTGCACGACGCAGGGCGTGTCAGCTGGCGGGTTGCGGCTGTATCAAGGTGTACTGGTGCAGGCCATCTTTGTGGACAGCTCGGCTGCGCTCGACCCCAACGCGGCAGACGCGAGGGAGGGTCAGGTGGCGGGAgaagcacacacgtgcagccTTGCGTCAGCCAAGACAAGTGCCGGTAGCGGCACCAAACCCTCCACTGATGCGGACGCCTGCCCCATTGCCACtcgccacctcggcgacACACCGGTGGGCCTTAcggacgccgcagcggcggtgcactTCCAGGTGGTCGCATTCCTTCGCCCCTTTGCCTATCGGGGCACTCATGCCGAGAGCTACCGCATCCGCGATGCCTCAGGCGTGTACTTGGCCTCCCTCTGGGCCCCCGCACAACCACGCTCGCTGACCGTCGGCGCGGTCTACGCAGCTGCCCCAGTGCGCATTCGCGAATTTGCGGAGCGCGGCAGTGCCCGGCTCATCGAATTCCTCGATGACACCACTctcaccctcctctctgccagcaccgccacggcgccagccagcctcagcagcggcagcgccacggcgcagCCCTTCTCGCcacgcagcgacagcggtgacggcggtaacggcggcgccgcatcggAGGCGAGTCGTCTCCCAGGTCAGCTGAGCCTGAAGATCGACACAAGAGGCACGATCGCGTCGGAGGTGTCCCTTTGGGaagaggtgctgcagcacttcGGCCACGGCCCGTACGACGAggcggcccagcagcgcctccgcaaGTCCGTCCAAGGCATCCCTGTCGTCATCTCCTACTCGCTGCGTCAGAGCATCGTGCGCGACGTCCGCTTCGAcagcgacgcgctgctggctgcCGCCTCTCATACGCACaacctcgccgccgccgaggagggcAGGGGGCAATCGGTAGGTGCGCCCCACTCCTCTTCTCCAAacggcgacgccgtggcaCACGACCGGGCACGTGAGCGCTTGAGTGCGCCGGTGCTGTGCGTACGAGAGCCGCGCCTTGTGCCACTCATGCCGCGCCTCGactcgcagcagccgtgcgccaTTCTCGATGATCACACCATTGTGCCGCTTCAGGTCTTGCACTGCTGCTTCGATCCTCGCATGCGTAGCTGGCAGAGTATCGGCGTTTCCGCGCTGTCCCTCatgccacggcagcgccgcgcgctgctggagtcGATtcgcgcgctgctcgcgaacggcctgcagcggtggggcATTGATCTGTCGGCCAACCCCTATCGGACCAAGGCACTCTCGCTCCTGCCGGCCCCCACGAAGTGTGTcgtgccgcagcgacgcccgGCCACCGGGTTCGCGAATCCAGCGGCCGTGGGCTTTCCAACCACCATCGTCGTCATTGGCGTCACCGGACCACGATGCACGGCGGAGCAGTCGCGGCGCATCAGCCTCACCGCTCAGCACTTGGCGCACTACTTTCGCACGAAATTCGTGGCAACCCTAGCGGACGAAGGCGCTGCCGTCCAGTACGTGCACGAGCAGCTCATGTACACGccggctgccgttgctgccccAACCGGTCAGCCGACCGCCTCGCTGAAGGACCCGAATGCGTCTGTGATCCTCATCACCAACGAAAtggacacacgcgcgacgCGGTGGCTCAAAGTGGAATGCATGTGCCGTGGGGCACACTTTATCGCCATTCCCGCGTCGTCAAACCCGAAGAAGCTCAACCTtgtcggcgcgcagctgcggatgCGTATCGCGACTCAGTTCGAACTGAACCCGCTACGCGGCGTCGACCTGCGCGGGGAGCTGCCTGTGCTGGGCCACCGTCACGTGCTCGTCATCGGGGTGGACTCGTGCCACACGAACACGCACAGCGTCGGCACGATCGTCGGCATCCTCAGCACCCCGACGGAAAGCAAACTGCTGTCTTACTTTTGGCGGCACGATGCACGCGGgcgcgaggcgcagcacgtCGCAAAACACTTCCGCGGTATTTTGgccagcgccgtggcgctgTCCGGCAGGGTGGACGAGGTGGTGGTCTTCCAAGATGGCGACGTCTTCAGCGAGCTGGTTGGGGTCAAGGAGGAGCTCACGATGCAGGTGCCCAACTGCGGCCTTACCTTCATGTGCTTGCACAAGCGTTGCAACGTGCGCTTCATGCACGCCTCGCCAGGGcgagacggcagcagcgcgacgcgcAGTCAAgcgtccgctgctgccactgcaaGCAACGATGTCGAGAAGGATGATCGGGACACAAACGACTTCCGTGAGGACAACAACCTTCACAACCTCGTGAAGGGAGTTGTTATCCCCGCTCTGgcgccagtgccgctgcaccatcAACTCGCCGCCAACTCCTTTTACCTACAAGCGCACGAGTCGTCCATGTCGACGGCGCGGATCGTGCAGTACACGGTCCACCACGTAAGCCCGTCCCTCGACGTAACAGATGTGCAGCAGATCGCCAACATCATGGCCAATgtgctggcgccgcaggCAACAAAGCTGCCCATGTCCACCCGATGTGCGCACCGGCTGGCTGCTCAAGCGGAGCGCCTGCTCGAcgcagtgccgcagctcACGGCGGACATGATTCCGCGGCCACTGTGCAACCGCCTGTGGTTTCTCTAG
- a CDS encoding ferredoxin NADP+ reductase-like protein encodes MLCGSRTLHRCACAPALVTRGALNTAVSWTLSHTLALSASLRRCSCTARSTSNPERCAGSADAENASSASASAPNSSTAGTTAPKRRVQIAVVGSGPSGCFVASHLVKKHLELHVDIFERLPVPFGLCRYGVSPDHPDVKNVEKQFMDLFQSGRVTWVGNVSIGKEIPLQALLAHYAAVVFATGADGSKKLRIPGEDLGGVISARSFVEYYNTLPFPYGSPHFCPFDLDRTKRVVVIGNGNVAMDVVRVLGGSYKYFSPTDMNCVCIKELMKNRIEHISVVARRGVEHSAFATAEFREITKYQEHHVKVEVDHFDLGAAVAAMPAGKVMRAHKRMMELVHRYALTSEETAAEAAQLATDAQGVPLPSAAASPAEPSATTTASEYGMGRPQRGNRGSCCIRFRYNLTPIAILPSRHRKNYVGGVLFKRTRAEAPGKAAEDEGEYCIVPCDLVMTSIGYHSDSIAGVPFDDRTGVIDNEKGRVKGMPRVYCAGWAKNGAKGIILHSVVDAQETAGTILADMEVGVIPTEPTAQSEEAEGTAAAVGSSSASAAEAELVEVLSFENGHSTPHRQAAGAATTTMYGKYGLVDYFVTKKLQPVSIAGLQRVLHVEHQRGVDLGKKAEKISTVRDMLDVALGGDVGKKADERIRGITPARSDAMLYLKELLDDDTDLRALARQVARDVPHKLAQQHPLGSIAPGQL; translated from the coding sequence atGCTTTGCGGATCCCGGACGCTGCAccgatgtgcgtgtgcaccggCTCTCGTGACAAGGGGCGCACTGAACACGGCAGTCTCATGGACATTGTCTCACACCCTTGCCTTGTCTGCCTCCCTGCGGCGGTGTAGTTGTACGGCCAGGAGTACTAGCAATCCAGAGCGTTGCGCGGGCAGCGCTGACGCCGAGAACGCCTCCTCGGCGAGTGCATCGGCGCCCAACTCCTCTACAGCGGGGACGACCGCACCCAAGCGTCGAGTGCAGATAGCGGTGGTGGGCAGTGGGCCCAGCGGCTGTTTCGTTGCCAGCCACCTTGTCAAGAAGCACCTCGAGTTGCACGTGGACATCTTTGAGCGGCTGCCAGTGCCGTTTGGTCTATGCCGCTACGGTGTGTCGCCGGATCACCCGGACGTGAAAAACGTGGAGAAGCAGTTCATGGATCTCTTCCAGAGCGGGCGCGTGACGTGGGTCGGGAACGTGTCCATTGGGAAAGAGATcccgctgcaggcgctgctggcgcactacgcggcggtggtgttcGCGACCGGCGCGGACGGGTCAAAGAAACTACGTATCCCGGGCGAGGACCTCGGCGGCGTCATTTCCGCCCGCAGCTTTGTGGAGTACTACAACACCCTTCCGTTTCCGTACGGCTCGCCGCACTTCTGCCCCTTCGATCTTGACCGCACAaagcgcgtcgtcgtcatcgggAACGGCAACGTGGCGATGGACGTGGTGCGGGTGCTCGGCGGGTCGTACAAGTACTTCTCTCCAACCGATATGAACTGTGTTTGCATCAAGGAGCTCATGAAGAATCGAATCGAGCACATCAGCGTGGTggcccgccgcggcgttgaGCACTCGGCGTTCGCCACCGCCGAGTTCCGCGAGATCACCAAGTATCAGGAACACCATGTGAAAGTCGAGGTGGACCACTTCGAcctcggcgcggcggtggcggcaatGCCAGCCGGAAAGGTCATGCGTGCGCACAAGCGCATGATGGAGCTCGTGCATCGATATGCGCTGACCAGCGAAGAAACAGCCgccgaagcggcgcagctggcaaCGGATGCGCAGGGCGTGCCACTTccgagcgctgccgcttcgcctGCAGAGCCGTctgcgacgacgacagcatcGGAATACGGAATGGGCCGCCCACAACGCGGCAACCGTGGGTCGTGCTGCATTCGCTTTCGATACAACCTCACGCCGATCGCCATCCTGcccagccgccaccgcaagAACTACGTTGGTGGGGTTCTCTTCAAGAGGACGCGTGCCGAGGCACCGGGCAAGGCAGCAGAAGACGAGGGTGAGTACTGCATCGTGCCGTGCGACCTCGTCATGACCTCCATCGGTTACCACTCTGACAGCATTGCCGGCGTCCCGTTCGACGACCGCACCGGTGTCATCGACAACGAGAAGGGGCGCGTGAAGGGCATGCCGCGTGTGTACTGCGCCGGCTGGGCCAAGAACGGTGCCAAGGGCATCATCCTCCACTCCGTCGTCGATGCGCAAGAGACGGCAGGGACTATTCTGGCGGACATGGAGGTAGGCGTCATCCCGACGGAGCCGACAGCGCAGTCGGAGGAGGCCGAAGgaaccgcagcggcggtcggGTCCTCGTCAGCAAGCGCGGCCGAAGCCGAGTTGGTGGAGGTGCTGTCCTTTGAAAACGGCCACTCGACGCCGCACCGACAggcggccggcgctgccaccacaACAATGTACGGCAAGTACGGTCTCGTCGACTACTTCGTCACCAAAAAGCTTCAGCCCGTGTCCATTGCGGGCCTGCAGCGCGTCTTGCACGTCGAGCACCAACGTGGTGTCGACCTCGGCAAGAAGGCAGAGAAGATCAGCACGGTGCGCGACATGCTCGACGTGGCCCTCGGTGGTGACGTGGGCAAGAAGGCTGACGAGCGCATCCGCGGCATCACCCCTGCCCGCTCTGACGCGATGCTGTAcctgaaggagctgctggatgACGATACGGACTTGAGGGCGCTTGCTCGCCAGGTTGCGCGGGATGTACCGCACAAGCTTGCCCAGCAGCATCCGCTCGGCAGCATCGCACCTGGACAGCTTTAG
- a CDS encoding ubiquitin-conjugating enzyme-like protein, whose amino-acid sequence MAASGGEVIGREGDPSVRKANAKQLAAGYTRKKRLLECCYLSASTFLWCSNVISCGRYFVFASDANLMQLVWMPLFILAAMMLADLVSGLVHWGMDTWGTPDTPIFGTFIRSFREHHVDQTAMCKHDFIETNADTTLPLLPLLLIQYACVRSTNHSGNGYVANLHVRNIGVHVFLCTFFIFVAITNEIHKWSHQAKQSRIVRKAMDMDILLSPIAHRKHHKDPFDRTYCITTGWLNPLLDSTNFWRHLESLVSSITGEIPRANDQTLLGK is encoded by the coding sequence ATGGCAGCCTCGGGTGGCGAGGTGATCGGCCGCGAGGGCGATCCGTCCGTGCGCAAGGCGAACGCGaagcagctggccgccggcTACACCAGGAAGAAGCGCCTACTCGAGTGCTGCTacctctccgcctccacgtTCCTGTGGTGCAGCAACGTGATCTCATGCGGCCGCTACTTTGTCTTCGCGTCCGATGCGAATTTGATGCAGCTCGTGTGGATGCCGCTGTTCATCCTTGCGGCCATGATGCTGGCAGACCTCGTCTCCGGCCTCGTACACTGGGGCATGGACACGTGGGGCACCCCTGACACGCCGATCTTTGGCACCTTCATCCGCAGCTTCCGCGAGCACCACGTTGACCAGACGGCCATGTGCAAGCACGACTTCATCGAGACGAACGCCGACACAACGCTGCCCCTGCTCCCTCTGCTGCTTATCCagtacgcgtgcgtgcggtcCACAAATCACAGTGGAAACGGCTATGTCGCCAACCTGCATGTTCGCAACATCGGTGTGCACGTCTTCCTCTGCACCTTCTTCATCTTCGTGGCCATCACGAACGAAATCCACAAGTGGTCGCATCAGGCGAAGCAGTCCCGCATTGTGCGCAAGGCAATGGACATGGACAttctcctctcccccatTGCCCACCGCAAGCATCACAAGGACCCCTTCGACCGCACCTACTGCATCACCACGGGGTGGTTGAACCCCCTGCTCGACTCCACGAACTTCTGGCGCCACCTGGAGTCTCTGGTGTCCTCTATCACGGGCGAGATCCCGCGCGCTAACGACCAGACTCTGCTGGGGAAGTGA
- a CDS encoding vacuolar sorting-associated-like protein gives MAFRIPEDDGTDECVVTLRGPVLTAAEEQKKWLQEALIAVDRKAAIMRNSMESQDSMAVVIRAAAQMLDELRTNLLEPQNYYELYMKVFSMMEVFVAYLEDEQRAKRHTLEEMYERVQFCGYIIPRLYLLIAAGAVYIDAGDQPALEIARDLVEMCKGVQHPTRGLFLRHFLLTMMKGKLPGDQNRRVSDVGNGPAGEGQEEYPHKEDGGTVADTANLLVQNFKEMNWLWIRMEAGSYVNRNGGSTNSVTACSPTTAALPATSLPPAASTAASSRSSDAATRPGSPSRSLRAARRTQQERRAMCVLVGMNVVRVAQLDGISRDVYASTILPQLLSIMVRYCEPLAQQYLFEVLIQVFPDEFHLFTIDKLFGAINRTVPGVEVSELLRSLMERLCKYAVAVQEGVTEVSSPEEEAKLRDVFPMLLNQMSCMSVSYSAQRSAATVIKRTSTVPPPTPMMLGTYVTTMRHLVNVVMTLYGKSAKRRFMSLSNIVDVVASKFPSAPADSSESKESSGVVETAVASAETLTHVSISPAAALAAGQFLVHIITESCATVQEVMAMEGIAALTSCLPFLQRREVAMAVCEVALRGSTAAPVLPSVSKAASSGAGGGGWKPTVVVTVPPPSPRPITALEDVARLFELLDPILVEQPDAPSDPRLIYKYNPAVEFVDEQNLVCRMLHLLANDDPAVYAKMLTGVRKVLLQGGARRIPLTYPTLMTLHRRAALRLYAQYQRLSSSSAKSDEGERDGDEADTAAAAASQAMKAIRKCFSHVHSGDSKGILEVFAVEAPTEALKEYLFCSNTADVCEQSETSYTLYVEALTLYEGHVEGHEQIDVLVACVNALCQMRSMPEENYEVLAAKVCQYASKMLKKHDQSYLVAVCAALFAKKQLSRENQQRVQECLRRSLKLAGQVLALAQLQLYVQLLNIFLHFFTSKSGYLVSVELVNELIEKISEASEVQRSEVGGDGNNSTADDDDSDNAANMFAKIRLVYRNITKYIRSRQSAEERWSEIDV, from the coding sequence ATGGCGTTTCGAATTCCAGAAGACGATGGCACCGACGAGTGTGTCGTCACGCTGCGCGGCCCGGTGCTGACAGCCGCAGAGGAGCAGAAGAAGTGGCTGCAGGAGGCCCTCATCGCCGTCGATCGAAAAGCTGCCATCATGCGCAACAGCATGGAGAGTCAAGACAgcatggcggtggtgattcgtgccgctgcgcagatGCTGGATGAGCTGCGCACGAACCTGCTGGAGCCGCAAAACTACTACGAGCTCTACATGAAGGTGTTCAGCATGATGGAGGTGTTTGTGGCGTACCTCGAGGACGAACAACGCGCGAAGCGACACACCCTCGAGGAGATGTATGAGCGGGTGCAGTTTTGCGGTTACATTATACCTCGTCTGTACCTGCTGATTGCGGCCGGTGCGGTGTATATCGATGCCGGAGATCAGCCAGCCCTCGAAATTGCGCGAGACTTGGTAGAGATGTGCAAGGGTGTGCAGCACCCGACCCGTGGGCTGTTTCTACGCCATTTCTTGTTGACAATGATGAAGGGCAAGCTGCCCGGTGACCAAAACCGCCGGGTCAGCGACGTCGGCAACGGGCCcgcaggggaggggcaggaggAGTATCCGCACAAGGAGGATGGCGGCACGGTGGCGGACACCGCGAATCTGCTCGTGCAGAACTTCAAGGAAATGAACTGGTTGTGGATTCGCATGGAGGCTGGGAGCTATGTCAaccgcaacggcggcagcacgaaCAGTGTCACCGCCTGCAGTCCGACTactgccgcgctgccggccACCTCGCTTCCTCCGGCTGCGTCAACTGCCGCGTCGTCACGGTCGTCAGACGCCGCCACACGCCCGGGCTCTCCGTCGCGGTCGCttcgcgcagcacgtcgcacgcagcaggagcgccgcGCCATGTGTGTCTTGGTCGGCATGAACGTTGTCCGCGTGGCACAGCTGGACGGCATCAGTCGCGACGTCTATGCGAGCACCAtactgccgcagctcctgtCCATCATGGTGCGCTACTGCGAGCCGTTGGCACAGCAGTACCTCTTCGAGGTGCTCATACAAGTCTTCCCGGACGAGTTCCATCTCTTCACAATTGACAAGCTCTTCGGCGCCATCAACCGCACCGTCCCTGGCGTCGAGGTGTCGGAGCTGCTCCGCTCGCTGATGGAGCGGCTCTGCAAGTACGCCGTGGCCGTGCAGGAAGGCGTGACGGAGGTGTCGAGTCCTGAAGAAGAGGCGAAGCTGCGTGATGTGTTCCCGATGCTGCTCAACCAAATGAGTTGCATGTCTGTCTCGTACAGCGCGCAAAGGTCTGCCGCCACCGTGATCAAGCGCACatcgacggtgccgccgccgacgccgatgaTGCTGGGTACGTACGTGACGACTATGCGACACCTTGTGAACGTGGTCATGACGCTCTACGGGAAGTCGGCGAAGCGCCGCTTCATGTCGCTGTCGAACATTGTCGATGTTGTGGCCTCCAAGTTCCCTTCGGCGCCAGCGGACTCGTCAGAGTCGAAAGAGTCGTCGGGCGTGGTCGAGActgcggtggcgtcggcggagACGTTGACACACGTATCCATCAGCCCAGCTGCGGCCCTTGCCGCGGGTCAGTTCCTCGTGCACATCATTACGGAGTCTTGTGCGACGGTACAGGAAGTAATGGCCATGGAAGGCATTGCGGCGCTCACATCGTGTCTGCCGTTCTTGCAGAGGCGCGAGGTGGCCATGGCGGTGTGCGAGGTCGCCCTGCGTGGCAGCACGgccgcgccggtgctgccgtccGTTAGCAAGGCAGCAAGTAgtggcgccggtggtggtggttggaAGCCAACGGTGGTGGTcacggtgccgccaccgtcgccgcgtcCTATAACGGCTCTGGAGGACGTTGCACGCCTCTTCGAGCTGCTGGACCCGATCCTTGTCGAGCAGCCCGACGCCCCATCCGACCCGCGGCTTATCTACAAGTACAACCCGGCCGTGGAGTTCGTCGACGAGCAGAACCTCGTGTGCCGCAtgcttcacctcctcgccaACGACGACCCGGCCGTCTATGCAAAGATGTTGACCGGCGTACGTAAGGTTCTCCTGCAAGGAGGCGCGCGGCGCATCCCGCTCACCTACCCGACCCTGATGACGCTACACcggcgtgcagcgctgcggctctATGCCCAGTATCAgcgtctctcctcctcgagcgccAAGTCcgacgagggcgagagggacggcgacgaggctgatacggcggcggcggcggcgtcgcaggCGATGAAGGCTATCCGCAAGTGTTTTAGTCATGTGCACTCGGGTGACAGCAAGGGTATCCTCGAAGTGTTCGCGGTCGAGGCACCCACGGAAGCTCTCAAGGAGTACCTCTTCTGCTCCAACACGGCCGATGTATGCGAGCAATCAGAGACCAGCTATACGCTCTACGTCGAGGCGCTGACGCTGTACGAGGGTCACGTTGAGGGTCACGAGCAGATCGACGTTCTCGTCGCCTGCGTGAATGCTCTGTGCCAGATGCGCAGCATGCCGGAGGAAAACTACGAAGTGCTGGCGGCGAAGGTGTGTCAGTACGCGTCAAAGATGCTCAAGAAGCACGATCAGAGCtacctcgtcgccgtctgcgccgcgctcttcgcgAAGAAGCAGCTCTCGCGCGAGAACCAGCAGCGTGTGCAGGAGTGCCTGCGGCGGTCTCTGAAGCTGGCGGGGCAGGTTCTCGCCCTCGCGCAACTGCAGCTGtacgtgcagctgctgaacATCTTTCTGCACTTCTTCACATCCAAGAGCGGCTACTTGGTGTCCGTCGAACTCGTGAATGAGCTGATAGAGAAGATCTCCGAGGCGAgcgaggtgcagcgcagTGAAgtcggcggtgacggcaacaacagcaccgccgaTGACGATGACAGCGACAACGCAGCCAACATGTTCGCCAAAATCCGCCTTGTCTATCGCAACATCACGAAGTACATCCGCTCTCGTCAGAGTGCCGAGGAGCGGTGGAGCGAAATCGACGTGTGA
- a CDS encoding putative DnaJ protein, producing the protein MVRETELYEVLNVSVEANEHEIKRSYRRLALKYHPDKNTGDEAAADMFKKVSNAYEVLSDPEKRKVYDKYGKEGLERGTGEGGGFHDATDIFSMFFGGGARERGEPKPKDIVHELEVKLDDLYNGATKKVMISRNRFCGACEGSGLKSGGKRTTCAQCRGRGALLRTQQVFPGFHHQVQVRCPACGGEGEIVAASDLCTGCRGKRAVREKSVLEVHIGRGASKSDHFTFIGEGNQEPGIRLSGDVLIFLRVRPHPVFHRINDHLMMRCSITLQEALCGFEVPIEHLDGRQLVIKASPGQVVHSDSAWSVYNEGMPVKGTGGLQKGKLFIYFDVEWPETLPREQIDKIVTAFNVPEKPGKLGGHVVELREYKAAGKFKSGKNEKRGGTAGSRSAGAGRGREAARGRQAHAEEDEFEDVTDDDDDEQQQYFRAGPQGFNGNTQTVECAQQ; encoded by the coding sequence ATGGTGCGCGAAACGGAGCTGTACGAGGTGTTGAACGTGTCGGTCGAGGCCAATGAGCACGAGATCAAGCGGTCCTACCGCCGGCTGGCCCTCAAGTACCACCCCGACAAGAACACCGGCGAtgaggccgcggcggacATGTTCAAGAAGGTGAGCAACGCCTACGAGGTGCTCAGCGACCCCGAGAAGCGGAAGGTGTACGACAAGTACGGCAAGGAAGGGCTAGAAAGGGGCACGGGCGAGGGTGGCGGCTTCCATGATGCGACGGACATCTTCTCCATGTTCTtcggcggaggcgcgcggGAGCGCGGGGAGCCAAAGCCGAAGGACATCGTCCACGAGCTCGAGGTGAAACTGGATGACCTGTACAACGGCGCCACGAAGAAAGTGATGATCTCGCGTAACCGCTTCTGCGGTGCCTGCGAGGGCAGTGGACTGAAGTCCGGCGGCAAGCGCACCACCTGCGCCCAGTGCCGCGGtcgcggtgcgctgctgcgcacccaACAGGTCTTCCCCGGGTTCCATCATCAGGTGCAGGTGCGCTGCCCTGCCTGTGGTGGCGAGGGCGAAATCGTTGCGGCCTCTGACCTCTGCaccggctgccgcggcaagCGCGCGGTACGCGAGAAGAGTgtgctggaggtgcacaTTGGCCGTGGCGCCTCCAAGTCGGACCACTTCACCTTCATTGGCGAGGGCAATCAGGAGCCCGGGATCCGTCTGTCTGGCGACGTGCTTATCTTTTTGAGGGTGCGCCCGCATCCCGTCTTTCACCGCATAAACGACCATCTCATGATGCGCTGCTCCATTAccctgcaggaggcgctgtgCGGGTTCGAGGTGCCCATCGAGCATCTCGACGGCCGCCAGCTTGTCATCAAGGCGTCGCCCGGCCAGGTGGTGCACAGCGACAGTGCCTGGAGCGTGTACAATGAAGGCATGCCGGTAAAGGGCACCGGTGGTCTGCAGAAAGGCAAACTGTTCATCTACTTTGATGTCGAGTGGCCAGAGACGCTGCCGAGGGAACAGATCGACAAGATCGTGACAGCCTTCAACGTGCCGGAGAAGCCTGGCAAGCTGGGCGGGCATGTGGTGGAGCTGAGGGAGTACAAGGCCGCCGGCAAGTTCAAGAGCGGCAAGAATGAGAAGCGCGGTGGTACGGCGGGGTCGCGGTCTGCCGGCGCTGGCCGTGGGCGTGAAGCCGCTCGGGGCCGCCAGGCGcacgccgaggaggacgaatTTGAGGATGTCActgacgacgatgacgacgagcagcagcagtactTCCGCGCAGGTCCGCAAGGCTTCAACGGCAACACGCAGACCGTAGAGTGTGCACAGCAGTAG